The following proteins are co-located in the Hevea brasiliensis isolate MT/VB/25A 57/8 chromosome 11, ASM3005281v1, whole genome shotgun sequence genome:
- the LOC110670694 gene encoding probable aspartyl protease At4g16563, whose product MARANKITTFLIFLLFNLLLTYQSLAKQRNPNTTLILGLTHSRASLPIPSAFTNSRKRPTQALDMMEPLREVRDGYLISLNMGTPPQVIQVYMDTGSDLTWVPCGNLSFNCVDCDDYKNTKLMGIFSPSYSSSSYRDSCASRYCIDIHSSDNSYDPCTVAGCSLTTLVRVSCSRPCPSFAYTYGEGGLVTGTLTKDTLRVHGIGSGGTRDIPNFCFGCVGSTYHEPIGIAGFGRGALSFPSQLGLLQKGFSHCFLAFKYANNPNISSPLVIGDMALSSINKMQFTPMLKSPMYPNYYYIGLESITVSNISATQVPLSLKEFDSQGNGGMLIDSGTTYTHLPEPFYSQLLSILESVINYPRATEVEMRTGFDLCYKVPCPNNNNSLTDDDHLFPSITFHFLNNVSLALPNGNHFYAMSAPSNSTVVKCLLFQSMDDGDYGPAGVFGSFQQQNLEVVYDLENERIGFQSMDCASAATYQGLHKK is encoded by the coding sequence ATGGCTAGAGCTAACAAAATCACCACATTTCTCATTTTCCTACTTTTCAATTTGCTACTCACTTATCAATCTCTAGCAAAACAAAGAAACCCTAATACAACATTGATTCTTGGTCTCACACATTCTAGGGCTTCTCTTCCTATCCCAAGTGCTTTCACCAACTCAAGAAAAAGACCAACACAAGCTTTAGACATGATGGAGCCATTGAGGGAAGTAAGAGATGGGTATTTAATATCTCTAAACATGGGTACCCCTCCACAGGTGATTCAAGTTTATATGGATACTGGGAGTGACCTCACTTGGGTTCCTTGTGGGAATCTATCTTTCAATTGTGTAGATTGTGATGATTATAAGAATACTAAGTTAATGGGTATTTTTTCtccttcttattcttcttcatcttaTAGAGATTCTTGTGCTAGTCGCTATTGCATTGATATCCATAGTTCTGATAACTCCTATGACCCATGCACTGTGGCTGGATGCTCACTCACTACCCTTGTTAGAGTCTCCTGTTCTAGGCCATGTCCTTCATTTGCTTATACCTATGGGGAAGGAGGGCTTGTCACTGGGACACTAACCAAGGATACACTTAGGGTTCATGGAATTGGCTCTGGAGGTACTAGAGATATTCCAAATTTCTGTTTTGGGTGTGTGGGATCTACGTATCATGAGCCAATTGGGATTGCAGGGTTTGGTAGAGGTGCACTTTCTTTTCCTTCACAATTAGGTCTCCTTCAAAAGGGCTTCTCCCATTGTTTCTTGGCCTTTAAATATGCAAATAACCCTAATATCTCAAGCCCATTAGTTATAGGAGATATGGCCTTATCTTCTATAAATAAAATGCAATTTACCCCCATGTTGAAGAGTCCCATGTACCCTAATTACTACTACATTGGTTTAGAATCTATAACAGTAAGCAATATTAGTGCAACTCAAGTGCCCTTAAGTTTGAAAGAGTTTGATTCACAAGGTAATGGAGGTATGTTAATAGATTCAGGAACCACTTATACTCATTTACCTGAACCATTCTATTCGCAACTTCTCTCCATTCTAGAGTCGGTGATAAATTATCCAAGAGCCACAGAAGTAGAAATGCGAACTGGATTTGATCTATGTTATAAGGTTCCATGTCCAAACAATAATAATAGTTTAACAGATGATGATCATCTTTTTCCTTCAATCACTTTTCATTTCTTGAACAATGTGAGTCTTGCTTTGCCAAACGGAAACCACTTTTATGCTATGAGTGCTCCCAGTAACTCCACTGTGGTGAAGTGTCTATTGTTCCAAAGCATGGATGATGGAGACTATGGACCAGCTGGAGTCTTTGGTAGCTTTCAACAACAAAATTTAGAGGTTGTTTATGATTTAGAGAATGAGAGAATTGGGTTTCAATCAATGGACTGTGCTTCAGCTGCAACTTATCAAGGACTTCATAAGAAGTAA